taacggatattaccacatgggctcaggaacacttcagaaaaccactgtcagtgaacacagttcgtcgctccatctacaagtgcaagttaaaactctgccatgcaaagcgaaagccataaatcaacaacacccagaaacgccgccggcttctcttggcccgagctcatctgagatggactgacgcaaagtggaaaagtgtcctgtggtctgacgagtccacatttcagatttttggaaatcatggacgtcgtgtcctccgggccgaagaggaaaaggacggtctggattgttatcagtgcaaagttcaaaagccagcatctctgatggtttgggggtgtgttagtggtACAttgcatgggtaacttgcacatctgcgaaggcaccattaatgctgaaaagtacatacaggatttggagcaacatatgctgccatccaagcagcgtctttttcagggatgtccctgcttatttcagcaagacagtgccaagccacattctgcacgtgttacaacagcaaggctttgtagtaaaagagtgtgggtactagactggcctgcctgcagtccagacctgtctcccattgaaaatgtgtggagcattatacagcgcaaaatacgacaacggagaccccggactgttgagcaactgaaattgtacatcaagcaagaatgggaaaagcttcaacaattagtgtcctcagttccgaAACGCCACAGTGGTAAATACGCtcctttggaacgtgttgcaggcatcaaattcaaaatgagtatttgcaaaaaacaataaagtttatccgtttgaacattaaatgtctttgtagtgtattcaattgaatataggttggaaaggatttgcaaatcctcatattctgtttttatttgttttacacagcgtcccaacttcattggaattggggttgtactaaaTAGCAATAGTTGAATTAAGTCCCACTGTCAGTGCTGAAAATCCCTGGAACTCCAGTAGTAATCTATGCCCTGGGAATCTTCTACGTAACTAAGGACAATACTCACAGCTCTGAGCTCAATATCACCGCCCATTCTGAACTCGACAGTCTTGCCCATAATGAAGACACCCTCATTGCCTCGGATGATTGCCTTGCCATCACCTTTGATCATGAGGTCAGAGGATGCGTTGCTAGTGATCTGTAAAAGCACAaaatttatgtatgtgttaaaACTTCCTTCATGTCACTAAAGATGTTGACTGACAAAAGTATTGCTTTCAAGTTAACATTTACTTACAGTATTTATGGGACATTCTTAAAGCCTGATGGAAAATTTGGAATAAATACACCCTAATAATCAAACAGATTTAGCATGTAATCAATAATCAGATACTTAAGCATTGACTAAAAGGGAATATTAATTTCTCACTAAGAGGTAACATAGGAAAATCATTAGGCCATAGCGTGTGTGCATTCCAGCTTTAGTGAACTCTCTGAACTTACATGCAGGTGTTTAAATGAACCTTGTGAAACTTATATGATATCATGAGAATATCCTTTTAGGATGGGATGGACTAGTATGAACTGGATGAaaccagctttttaaaaagaaatgtatgGAAAAAAGGGGAGCTAAAtaatgaatgtgttttgtaTCTAATAGAAACGAATGGCACATCAAGTTTGATAAGAACAATGAGGTCACATCATAGCACCCCATATAATAGTATAAAAGGCATTGTCCGAACATTGTATTTGCCAGCTGGGTCTCTCGAGACCTTGTGCCACCTGATGCTCAAATAAAGAAGCAGCCTTTTGACCTCTTTCCGCAAACTCAGCGTCTGaagtcttttttccttcttgatATTTTTTGAGAACTTTGGATTAAAACAGTGTTTACTGAGCATTAAAGATTTTAATATTATGTTCGAAGCATCAGGTTGAAGGGGACAGCACTCGGTGCTGACAAGCCCCAAGGACGCCCCATGATTTCTTAGGAATGAATTCATGAATTAGGTCTAACCTAGTCTTACTGGCacataatatacactatatgtccaaattGTATACTGTAGACATATGATCATCCACCCCTTCTTCCATAATAGTGCTATAAGAAAGCAGAATATGTGTTCAGACCTATAGTTTCTTTTCTGGGTGTGATGGTATAACTAGAACAAACTCCAGTGCAATAACTCTGTTAGTGTGGTTCATGAGAACAAGCGAGAATGCTGCCAATCAAAGCCTGGTGGACACCACACTAACTAACCCACTTCCAAACTAATTCTTGAGCAGGTTTTTTGAAGAAAAGACACAATATGGATGAAAGATGGTTCTGTTGAACAAACACAGAACATACTATTGTCTCCACTGTCTGAAACAGATGAAACCCTGACGGATGCATTTGAGCTCTGAATTTGTCATTAAAGAAAGGATTTAATATTAATTGTCAAGTTATCTACCACAAGATCTGACTGCATTCTGGAAGTTacatttactataaattattctcaATGCTAAGCCACTTTACACTCATTTTAGAGTCCAATTCCATTTATAATTCTGGAAATAtcgaatattctttttttttcagctttccaGTTTTCTGCTGCTTAACTAAAGGTTATGAAATTGCAAAGGATGATCATGTTGCATTACTTTTAGGCATCTATCGAAAACCAAATCACTGACCAAATTCTCTCTAATCACTGACTTTTTATTCATATGATTTTTCTTTACATATCTTGATTTGATGTTCAATATGTTATTGTGATGTAGAACTAAAATTCACTAAACATTAAAACCCACCCTACTGTCACCAACCTGTGACAAACACCACACTTCTAAGTTACAACACTTTACAGCCTTATAGATCagcatttatattattttctttagcattacaaatttacattaacattatgTACCTGTTAACATTCTTGTACATTAGAAGAAGTATGCAACAGTGAAAAAGGCATGCAGGTGTGTTTAGGTTTTACAGGTTTGTATACGCTGTACAGATGCTCACCCTTTCTGTGGAGGCTTTCTTCACATTGAGGACCTTGACCTGTTTGGGCAGGTGGAACTCATGGTTGTCGAAGTCTGTGCTGAAGAATGTAGTTTGAGTGCGTGGGTCTGTGAATGAAACGCCTAAATCACTGGTGATAGATGTTTTGTCTTTCTCGACGCTGAGCCTGGTGTCGCCCTGCTGGAACACTACctacacaatatacatacacacacacacacattttacatgATTATTTATAAAGCTCTCTTTATTGCTAACAATTAAACAGACAGTTTCTGTAACTGTGCTTTTTAAGACAGATGTAAGatgaatgagctctgttctctAGCTGTTCtttattgggcctcattcaaaaagcactccaGGCTCAAACACTCCCTATAACTTCAATATGAATAGgcaaggctaaactgctgcaggctgagtAAGTGGatatgtaaattattcagttcaTGTGACATGAATGGTACATGTTAAAACTTTTACATTGGTCACACAGTACTTCAACTCCTTTATGTGAAATAGTGAaggacatttgtttttgttctgtaaTATGGGCCCATTTTAAGGCCTTTAAACACTTGTTTGGATGTCAGTAAATTAATTTGagtgtaacttttttttaacataaaatgtagGAAAAAAGTACCCAGCCCAAGACTAAACATATATCCTCCATACTCACCGGATTGTTGTTACCAGTGATGACGAGATCCTGGTCCTTCCTCCCTCCCACAGTGCTCTTATGTAGAGGATGGACGATGCCCATATCAGCCTTCTGTTTGAAACGCAGCAGACCACTCTCATGGAACTCCATGCTGTCGCAGCCATTGGGACCTATTCGAATTACTGTCCAGATAACCAGAGTTATCTGATACAGAGAAGGCAAGAATGAGTACGAGGGGAGACGTTAAGGTAAGTCTATGAAACATCCACATAAAAAGAGAACACTGATCCTCAGAGGCAATAACATGGCCTTTACCATGCATGACTGAACACAAATCCCACTTTCACTGTTAAAGCACTGCAGCTCCACTCACAATGAGATTAATGAGAGCGAGCAGGAAGAGCAGGACGATGAAGCACACAGCAAAGTTGCCCTTTCGACCTCTCAGCCCTGTCTTGTGCAGTCTCTCCTCCTCTATGGGGACATATCCAGCCTTGAAGTTACTGTTGTGTTCTTTATTAGCAGTCCTTCGCTCAATGGCCTTCTCCCGCATAGACCTCTTCACTGGCCCATTCGAGCTTTCCTACAGATAGGACATATTAAATATAAGGGCACTTCAACACCTTTCTGACTTTCTGTCAAtaccaacaaaaaaaattctgatgtGACTGGATTTCTGTTTAAGTCCTGAGTATATAGATCATTATAATTACTCGTAGCATTATGCAACATCATGGACCCAATTTAGCAATGCCTCTATAACCAATACTACTGAAGCACTGTGCCAGTATCACACACATCTCTACTAACCCATTCATGTGGGTTGACAACTGATAAGAAAAACTGCCACAGAACTGATTCTGACTGGTTTACACTGATGATATGTTGTATAACTATACtttgaagggggggggggttgtcgggctggaggttagggaactggccctgtgaccagaaggttgctgttttgatccccagagccaacagtacactgaatgaggtgtccttgagcaagacacctaatccccaactgctccctgggcgctgcggatagggctgcccacctctctgggcaagtgtgcccactgcccctagtgtgtgtgtggtgtttcacttcatggatgggttcattgcggagatgaaatttccccgttgtgggactaataagggtcacttgacTTAATCTAATAATAACTGTCAAGCGTATAGATCTGCTACACACATAATGGTAAGGTGCTCTGACTAATCAGGTCGACCTGAAACCATGCAGGTTAAGTAAATTCAAAGCTCTAAATAAACATGGGATAAATAGAAGAGGGTCATTCAACCTGAAGACGCGTTTAAGTTAAAGCTAGTTAACTACTTTTATTATGATATGATTCCCTTTCACAAAAGCAAACGCCTTCGGAAGCCAATgtataaatactataaatacatgtaaaaaagGTCAGTGTGCCTGTAAGTCATGAGGACCCATTTTATGCCTAAAGGAGACACATAGGGGCGCCTTGTCTCTCTCAGTAGCGCGCGACTCCAGCCTGTCTGTCTGAGAGCGTGAGTAGGGGTAATAGGGCAGTTAATACGGGTAACGGactaaaaataaacagcacGCTCCCGTTCTTACAGTCGGGggctaaataataaataacactaCAGCACTCGTCCCTTACACTCAATAAAAGTATGTACTGAAGTACCAGCCAAAGCAAAAGGACAACAGAGTCCAAAACAGTTTCCCGTTAAGTCATTTTTTCCATAAACGGTTTGGACACGAACCGCGCATAAAACCACAAATCCAACAAAGACGACTCATTCACTGAACACGGCTATTCTGACAAAAATCCCGCAAACAGCAGATGCATTCCTGTCAATAAGCAGCGTGTTTAAAGGAAGATAACTAATGCAAAAAGGGATCTGGAGCTAAAAACAGACCTGCTCGGACGCCATGTTGACCCTCCCTCCCTGCGCGGTGTTCAGTGAGCAGCGCTGAGCTGAGCGCTCGCTGGACTGtaccactcacacactctcacacactcacacacacacagacacgacaCTGATacatcacacactctcacacaccaGGGATTACACCGAGCACTGAGTTTACAGTCGGGCGAATATAAACTACCGTAACGACGGTACAGAGGATGTTCCTAAAGGAAACGGATAAATATCCAGATATCCCGCCATATTCCAGATGGTTCGGTCTGTGCCATAGGATGCCAGCAGTTATAATGCGCTCTCCCAAAATAGGGGAGCCCAAATAAAGGAACAGTCATTCTTCCAGAGATAGAAACGgaaacagaaatatatataacacacataCCAGTCTTCTTGTTTAttcgctcattgtccattttatcagctccacttactgtataggtgcactttgtagttctacagttacagactgtagtccatcagtttctctgatactttgtttgcccccttttaccctgttcttcagtggtcaggacccccatggaccctcagagagcaggtactgttcctaataaagtgctcagtgagtgtacacacacacacacacacacacacacacacacacacacacacacacacgttttaagtgaaaataagtacacgtcctctacagagaacacagttctgcacagtttaatgcacaattactgtttattttctaaattttatgtaaaatacacactcaccggccacgtTATTAGGtgttagtaaaaggttggacccccttttgccttcagaactgccttaattcttcatggcatactttcaacaaggtgttggaaacattcctcagagattttggttggttatttgagtgactgtcgcctttctatcatctcgagccagtctgcccattctcctctgacctctcacatcaacaaggcgttttcctccacacaactgccgctcactggatattttctctttttctgaccattctctgtaaaccctagagatggttgtgcgtgaaaatcccagtagatcagcagtttctgaaatactcagaccagcccgtctggcaccaacaaccacgtcacgttcaaagtcacttaaatcccctttcttcccccattctgatgctcggtctgcacttcagcaagttgtcttgaccacctctacatgcttaaatgcattgagttgcggccatgtgattggctgattagctatttgtgttaacaagcaactgaactgtacctaataaagtggccagtgagtgtaataTCTAGATATATCTAAtagcagttcagttcagcagTTCAGCAGTTCTAAGttcagttgttgttgtttttttaaatcatcaaATTTAGCATGGCAATGCAAAAATCCACAAACACAGTTCTAATCTTGGTCTAATTTGAGACCAAAATTTGTCTCAAGTTAAACCAAGATCATATCACTTTAGATTGATCAAAAGTGTTGAAAATTTTAGATTTTTCGTGTTTCTCTTAGAAAGCAGTAGCTCCTTCTGATCAAAACAGTGGAATTAATGTGTTAATTTAAGTGAAAAGTTCACTTTGCATGCATTTCAGGTTTGACCCGTCTGTTTTCTGTGACATCGTATTCACATACAGTTATTGCATTTCACTGAAACACATCACTTTATATAATACATATCTGACTACTtcattgtgtacattttattcCGTGACTTCTCTGCATTTTACTTAATTGAACAATACCGGCTGCTACAATACCGTATTAACCAAATGTTGTTTTCCATGTCTGGTCTGGTCGCTGCCTCAGGGACTGCTGTGCTCATGTATATTAGACTACCTGCTTATCTGATAATATGTCATGGTATGTAACATCCTACTTTGCACAATGTACACATTCTCAGTACCACGTACTGgctttgtttttgtattgaTTGTAAGTCTTCTGTAtttattgcactgtattgtctgcgctgtgtgtattgtattgtttcagCCTGTGTTGCAACATGATCCAGGAGGAATGTCGTTTTGTTTCACTGTGCACTTGTATAGAGCTGAAATGACAGCAAAGCCTCTTGAGCCTTGGACCAATTAAAAAAGTGTGTGCTCAGCCAAGTTCAGGGATTATATGgagcaaagaaaatgtaaaatttcagATTTGGACAGTAATAGGTTGCGTGCATTTGTGGATTGAAGTGTAACATACAGACTAGAGTGTGTTTATATGGGAAAGGAGGCTAATTGACCAATACACTTCActgaatgtatgtaaataaactcCATCCTCCGCTGACATTTAcactaaagtgtgtgtgtgtgtgtgtgtgtatgtatgtgtgtgtgtgtgtatgtatctgtgtgtgtgtctgtgagtgtgtgtgtgtctgtgagtgtgtgtgtgtgtgtctgtgagtgtgtgtgtatatatgtatctgtgtgtgtgtgtgtgtgtgtatatgtatctgtgtgtgtgtatatgtatctgtgtgtgtgtgtgtgtgcgcgtgtgtatatgtatctgtgtgtgtgtgtgtgtctgtgagtgtgtgtgtgtgtgcgtgtgtgtatatatgtatgtgtgtgtgtgtgtgtatatatgtatgtgtgtgtgtgtatatgtatctgtgtgtgtgtgtgtgtgtgtgtgtgtgcgcgtgtgtatatgtatttgtgtgtgtgtgtctgggagtgtgtgtgtgtgtgtgtgtgtgtgcatatatgtatgtgtgtgtgtgtatatgtatgtgtgtgtgcatatatgtatctgtgtgtgtgtgtatatatgtatctgtgtgtgtgtgtgtgtatctgtgtgtgtgtgtatatgtatctgtgtgtgtgtgtga
This genomic interval from Pygocentrus nattereri isolate fPygNat1 chromosome 4, fPygNat1.pri, whole genome shotgun sequence contains the following:
- the sgcb gene encoding beta-sarcoglycan, with the translated sequence MASEQESSNGPVKRSMREKAIERRTANKEHNSNFKAGYVPIEEERLHKTGLRGRKGNFAVCFIVLLFLLALINLIITLVIWTVIRIGPNGCDSMEFHESGLLRFKQKADMGIVHPLHKSTVGGRKDQDLVITGNNNPVVFQQGDTRLSVEKDKTSITSDLGVSFTDPRTQTTFFSTDFDNHEFHLPKQVKVLNVKKASTERITSNASSDLMIKGDGKAIIRGNEGVFIMGKTVEFRMGGDIELRAENSIVLNGSVMFSPSRIPNTSSGSELYFDEGLERYKLCMCADGTLFRVQVKYHNMGCQTSDNPCGAAPH